In Gammaproteobacteria bacterium, a genomic segment contains:
- a CDS encoding DUF934 domain-containing protein, with protein sequence MRVIDKDLHIVDDGWQLVIDEAELPAGDVIVSVARWQKERDALLARGGRLGLKVGGDTPVTTIADDLEHFALIALEFPKFGDGRCFSHARLLRERYNYKGELRAVGDVQRDQLYFMRRCGIDSFAVRADKDIEDALNAFKEFTVRYQPAADDAQPIYRYR encoded by the coding sequence ATGCGCGTCATCGACAAGGATCTGCATATCGTTGACGATGGCTGGCAACTGGTCATCGACGAGGCAGAATTGCCCGCGGGCGACGTCATCGTCAGCGTCGCGCGCTGGCAGAAGGAACGCGACGCATTGCTGGCACGTGGCGGCAGGCTGGGCTTGAAGGTAGGTGGCGACACACCAGTCACCACCATCGCCGATGACCTTGAACATTTTGCGCTGATCGCGCTGGAATTTCCCAAGTTCGGCGACGGCCGCTGCTTCTCGCATGCCCGTCTGCTGCGTGAGCGGTATAACTACAAGGGCGAATTGCGCGCGGTGGGCGACGTGCAGCGCGACCAGCTTTACTTCATGCGCCGCTGCGGCATCGACTCCTTTGCCGTGCGCGCCGACAAGGACATCGAAGACGCCCTCAACGCCTTCAAGGAATTCACCGTCCGTTATCAGCCGGCTGCGGACGACGC